In one window of Deinococcus ruber DNA:
- a CDS encoding type II secretion system protein → MTACKQGRSHGSTRRTGHAARRVRGFTLLELLAVLAIIGILAALLIPNLIGLRKRPHDLEALQCGKAIVTAQITYESEHQGVAADSLDQLNTRDVNGACRKVQVAGLNELTAQEVEGTNTLSSSGQADGLYAFKVWSLEGTGMFVYDRWTGRRFTKLE, encoded by the coding sequence ATGACGGCCTGCAAGCAGGGGAGGTCACACGGCAGCACGCGCCGCACCGGGCATGCTGCCCGGCGGGTGCGGGGCTTCACGCTGCTGGAGCTGCTGGCCGTCCTGGCGATCATCGGGATTCTCGCCGCGCTCCTGATCCCGAATTTGATCGGCTTACGAAAACGCCCGCATGACTTGGAAGCGCTGCAATGCGGCAAAGCGATTGTCACCGCGCAGATCACGTATGAAAGTGAGCATCAAGGTGTGGCCGCAGACAGTCTTGATCAGCTCAACACCCGCGACGTCAATGGGGCCTGTCGGAAGGTGCAGGTCGCTGGGTTGAATGAACTCACGGCCCAGGAGGTCGAGGGCACCAACACTCTCAGTTCGTCTGGTCAAGCGGATGGGCTCTACGCCTTTAAGGTGTGGAGTCTGGAGGGGACGGGGATGTTTGTGTATGACCGGTGGACGGGGCGGCGGTTTACGAAGTTGGAGTAG
- a CDS encoding AAA family ATPase, giving the protein MTTTPTQVHGVVERTWRTPTGEDACRLTLTDGSVLTLTGPLPPLKRGHLLHADMQGSVLLSAHRVIRERDIAAAFYGQITGLARHGVAKIVMQLGDDTHRIIQHEAQRLEGVRGFPASSVRAMQTHARRQGRWYTTFQDLAALGLAPEYAQPLIRQDGAGAVQIFQANPYRAVQQRIPLRVLDAAARQQGLSIFDPRRGPALVYELVQRWLQEDGHTCVPRTLLNTLLMQDHALDEKEAELALQAAVDDGYVMAFQQMLAAPAPYHEEVRLADDIARLLTADLPPLPLPRVLPNLTSEQRAAVQLACTTALCVITGGPGTGKTTTLKALLDTLDTAGLTTILCAPTGKAASRMQQSTGRFATTLHRLLGYDGHKFETCLLQTHAVVVDEVSMASNALLGALLRSAPTGCRVILVGDEDQLPPIDPGHPLAALIRTVPTARLTRTHRQAQDSPILTLARLLISGERPRDTGVPFHETTTTEAVVQLMQAHVQESGPPILLTAGRTGPLGVDTLNPALQAALNPGTGPFRVGDPVLVTRNDHTTGLMNGMTGRVVCVGAQLECLFDDTVHLLGADAQLQLSLAYALTIHRSQGSEWERVLVVLSDEHHRLLSRQLAYTAVTRAKRQLIAAGHRQAWNTAALTGATVRFSLLEALLRT; this is encoded by the coding sequence ATGACGACCACTCCAACTCAGGTGCACGGCGTGGTCGAGCGCACCTGGCGCACCCCCACCGGCGAAGATGCCTGCCGCCTCACATTGACAGATGGCTCCGTCCTGACCCTGACCGGTCCGCTGCCGCCCCTGAAACGCGGTCATCTCCTCCACGCAGACATGCAGGGCAGCGTGCTGCTGTCCGCTCACCGAGTCATCCGCGAGCGCGACATCGCCGCCGCCTTCTACGGACAGATCACCGGTCTGGCGCGGCACGGCGTGGCAAAGATCGTCATGCAGCTCGGCGACGATACCCACCGCATCATCCAGCATGAAGCCCAGCGCCTTGAGGGGGTACGGGGATTTCCCGCGAGCAGCGTGCGGGCCATGCAGACGCACGCCCGGCGGCAGGGGCGATGGTACACCACCTTCCAGGACCTCGCCGCGTTAGGACTGGCCCCGGAGTATGCCCAGCCGCTGATTCGTCAGGACGGCGCAGGCGCCGTGCAGATCTTCCAAGCGAATCCATATCGTGCGGTCCAGCAGCGCATTCCCCTCCGGGTGCTTGATGCGGCGGCCCGGCAGCAGGGGCTGTCGATCTTCGATCCCCGGCGTGGCCCGGCACTGGTGTACGAGCTGGTGCAGCGCTGGCTGCAGGAGGACGGGCATACCTGCGTCCCCAGAACGCTGCTGAACACCCTGCTGATGCAGGATCACGCGCTGGACGAGAAGGAAGCCGAGCTCGCCCTTCAAGCAGCGGTGGACGACGGGTATGTCATGGCCTTCCAGCAGATGTTGGCGGCACCCGCGCCATACCACGAAGAAGTGCGCCTGGCGGACGACATCGCCCGGCTCCTGACCGCCGATCTTCCCCCCCTGCCGCTCCCCAGAGTCCTCCCGAACCTGACCAGCGAACAGCGGGCGGCCGTCCAGCTCGCGTGTACCACCGCCCTGTGCGTCATCACCGGCGGCCCCGGCACTGGTAAGACCACCACCCTCAAAGCCTTGCTGGACACCCTCGACACCGCCGGGCTCACGACGATCCTGTGTGCACCGACCGGCAAAGCGGCCAGCCGCATGCAGCAGAGCACTGGCCGCTTCGCCACCACCCTCCACCGCCTGCTCGGCTACGACGGTCACAAGTTCGAGACTTGTCTGCTGCAGACGCATGCGGTGGTGGTCGATGAAGTGAGCATGGCCAGCAATGCCCTGCTCGGAGCCCTGCTGCGAAGTGCCCCCACCGGGTGCCGGGTCATTCTGGTGGGCGACGAGGATCAGTTGCCGCCGATTGACCCTGGGCATCCCCTGGCGGCGCTGATTCGGACCGTGCCGACCGCACGACTGACCCGCACCCATCGGCAGGCGCAGGACAGCCCGATCCTCACGCTCGCCCGGCTGCTGATCAGCGGCGAGCGTCCCCGCGACACCGGCGTTCCCTTCCATGAAACAACCACCACGGAAGCGGTGGTGCAGCTGATGCAGGCGCATGTGCAGGAGAGCGGCCCACCGATCCTGCTCACCGCTGGGCGCACCGGCCCCCTCGGGGTCGACACCCTCAATCCCGCTCTGCAGGCCGCGCTCAATCCCGGCACCGGTCCGTTTCGGGTGGGCGATCCCGTGCTCGTCACCCGCAACGACCACACCACCGGACTGATGAACGGCATGACTGGCCGTGTCGTATGCGTCGGAGCGCAGCTGGAATGCCTGTTCGATGACACCGTTCATCTCCTGGGGGCAGACGCACAGCTGCAGCTCAGCCTCGCGTATGCATTGACGATTCACCGCTCGCAGGGCAGCGAATGGGAGCGCGTACTGGTGGTACTGAGCGACGAGCACCACCGCCTGCTGTCGCGCCAACTCGCCTACACCGCCGTCACCCGCGCGAAACGGCAGCTGATCGCGGCGGGACACCGCCAGGCTTGGAATACCGCAGCCCTGACCGGCGCCACCGTGCGCTTCAGCCTGCTTGAAGCACTGCTGCGCACCTGA
- a CDS encoding prepilin-type N-terminal cleavage/methylation domain-containing protein has translation MNDLPCPRRSLPKTRVQGFTLIELLVVIAIIAILAAIFVPSYAAAQRRPNDVAALQCGKAIVAGQITYMAEHNGTPAGSLAQLGNADATEQCQNIQLIQDGPTITQGSAGNNNIAVGGTNYAFRVWSNNGSAIYAYNRDGNVKFVKQN, from the coding sequence ATGAACGACCTTCCCTGTCCCCGCCGTTCCCTGCCCAAGACCCGCGTGCAGGGCTTCACCCTCATCGAACTGCTGGTGGTCATCGCCATCATCGCGATCCTCGCCGCCATCTTCGTCCCAAGCTACGCCGCAGCGCAGAGAAGGCCCAACGACGTGGCCGCGCTGCAATGTGGCAAGGCCATCGTGGCTGGGCAGATCACCTACATGGCAGAACACAATGGCACCCCCGCTGGCAGCCTGGCGCAACTCGGCAACGCCGACGCCACTGAGCAGTGTCAGAACATCCAGCTGATTCAGGACGGCCCCACCATCACTCAGGGCAGCGCGGGCAACAACAACATCGCGGTGGGCGGCACCAACTATGCCTTCCGGGTGTGGTCGAACAATGGCTCGGCGATTTATGCCTACAACCGCGACGGCAACGTCAAATTCGTCAAGCAAAACTGA
- a CDS encoding prepilin-type N-terminal cleavage/methylation domain-containing protein, with amino-acid sequence MTHPRHTQGFTLIELLVVIAIIAILAAIFVPSYAAAQKKPRDVAVLQCIKAITGAEISYAGDHNGSYAGTLTALNNTDVTEQCSGIQVHHFDSAGLRIGATGDGIINNDGQGHLLFLAWSPQGSNLYEVNQSRIAQKINPVHWN; translated from the coding sequence ATGACCCACCCCCGACACACCCAGGGCTTCACCCTGATCGAACTCCTGGTGGTCATCGCCATCATCGCCATTCTCGCGGCCATCTTCGTACCCAGCTACGCTGCCGCCCAGAAAAAACCCCGTGACGTCGCGGTCCTGCAGTGCATCAAAGCCATTACAGGTGCCGAAATCAGCTACGCAGGCGACCATAACGGCAGCTACGCCGGCACGCTCACCGCGCTGAACAACACCGACGTGACCGAACAGTGCAGCGGCATCCAGGTTCATCACTTCGACTCCGCTGGCCTGAGAATCGGCGCCACCGGCGACGGAATCATCAACAACGACGGCCAGGGCCACCTGCTGTTCCTGGCCTGGAGTCCGCAAGGCAGCAATCTCTATGAAGTCAACCAGAGTCGCATCGCCCAGAAAATCAACCCCGTCCACTGGAATTGA
- a CDS encoding sunset domain-containing protein yields the protein MRPLSIGLFLVAMTSSALAATYNMAAPILPDPKLSPGDVLTSDTAIICKPGYTQTVRNVPQALKNQVYKEYGITSRLPGEYEIDHIISLELGGSNSAKNLYPESFKTQPLNAHVKDTLENKLHALACAGTITMQEAQRAIASNWTAAYVKYVGPLPGGVSPVSSGTVSTPAPTAVQQIPAQPPTSASVAPLADGSCPPSAPVKLSKAGIYHLPTGDSNYGRTHATQCFTDAASAAAAGFRGVK from the coding sequence ATGCGACCTCTCAGCATCGGCTTGTTCTTGGTGGCCATGACCTCGTCGGCGTTGGCCGCGACCTACAACATGGCCGCGCCCATCCTGCCCGATCCGAAGCTGAGTCCTGGCGACGTGCTGACCAGCGACACTGCCATCATCTGCAAACCGGGGTACACCCAAACGGTTCGTAATGTCCCCCAGGCACTGAAAAACCAGGTCTATAAGGAATACGGCATCACCAGCCGCTTGCCCGGTGAGTACGAAATCGACCACATCATCAGTCTGGAACTGGGTGGTTCAAACAGTGCGAAGAATCTCTACCCGGAGTCCTTTAAGACCCAGCCACTGAACGCGCACGTCAAGGATACGTTGGAGAACAAACTCCACGCACTCGCCTGTGCAGGAACCATCACCATGCAGGAGGCCCAGCGAGCCATTGCCAGCAACTGGACCGCCGCCTACGTCAAGTACGTCGGCCCGCTGCCGGGAGGCGTGTCTCCTGTTTCGTCAGGAACGGTGTCGACCCCAGCACCCACCGCCGTTCAGCAGATTCCGGCCCAGCCGCCGACGAGCGCCAGTGTCGCGCCTCTGGCTGATGGCAGTTGCCCACCGTCCGCACCGGTCAAACTGAGCAAGGCCGGGATCTATCATCTGCCGACCGGTGACAGCAATTATGGCCGCACCCATGCCACCCAGTGCTTCACCGATGCTGCCAGCGCGGCGGCTGCCGGATTCCGAGGAGTCAAATGA
- a CDS encoding prepilin-type N-terminal cleavage/methylation domain-containing protein: protein MKNTHRTQGFTLIELLVVIAIIAILAAIFVPSYAAAQKRPNDVAALQCGKAIVAAQITYESEHNGLAANNVATLANADVTEQCSGVQVGEDWQVTAAGLGTGGSNGIGVSGSNYAFKVWSQRGSAMYVYNRDAGPHFGKIN from the coding sequence ATGAAGAACACGCACCGAACGCAGGGCTTTACGCTGATCGAACTGCTGGTGGTGATTGCCATCATCGCCATCCTGGCCGCGATCTTCGTCCCGAGTTATGCCGCTGCCCAGAAGCGCCCGAACGATGTCGCCGCGCTGCAATGCGGGAAGGCCATCGTGGCGGCGCAGATCACGTATGAAAGCGAGCACAATGGACTGGCCGCCAATAACGTAGCGACCCTCGCCAATGCCGATGTGACCGAGCAGTGTAGTGGCGTGCAGGTGGGGGAGGACTGGCAGGTGACGGCGGCGGGCCTCGGGACCGGGGGCAGCAATGGCATTGGCGTCAGCGGGTCGAACTATGCTTTTAAGGTGTGGTCGCAGCGGGGCAGTGCCATGTACGTGTACAACCGCGATGCCGGTCCGCACTTCGGCAAGATCAACTGA